From Granulicella sp. WH15, the proteins below share one genomic window:
- a CDS encoding AI-2E family transporter — translation MPDPTQPRKDTRGNILFFFGVLILLLLAYHLAKELEILYVSALFAVVLMPVLHRITSWSIRGYHPSRAIAIVLLLLAAALGLILFFTIGLPPVLNDLRGFMTDLPGRIPGAVDRLKHIPLADKLGVETIASRAENTAAALGSYIFTSLPDWLTHVFDILTTIFLCIYFMLEGEHAYEFFLSLFRPPARQRLDATLRKAELKMSKWLLGQGLLMLTLGVCSLTAFGILHVRYFVLLGVLMGLFNIIPVAGGVITIAMAAGVAAIDSWQKMFGVLIFYLIYVNLENAILTPRIMRSSVNLMGLTVLVALLLGTALGGIVGALVAVPTAALISVLLEEYAVQRPSQS, via the coding sequence ATGCCCGACCCCACGCAGCCCAGAAAGGACACGCGCGGCAATATCCTGTTCTTTTTCGGTGTCCTGATCCTGCTCCTGCTGGCCTACCATCTGGCCAAGGAACTGGAGATCCTCTACGTCAGTGCCCTCTTCGCCGTGGTGCTGATGCCCGTGCTCCACCGGATCACCTCATGGAGCATCCGCGGCTACCACCCCAGCCGCGCCATCGCCATCGTTCTGCTGCTGCTCGCAGCCGCTCTCGGCCTGATCCTTTTCTTCACCATCGGCCTGCCGCCGGTCCTCAACGATCTGCGCGGCTTCATGACCGACCTGCCCGGCCGCATCCCCGGAGCCGTCGACCGGCTCAAGCACATCCCCCTGGCCGACAAGCTCGGCGTCGAAACCATCGCCTCCCGCGCTGAGAACACCGCCGCCGCCCTCGGCAGCTACATCTTCACCTCGCTGCCCGACTGGCTCACCCACGTCTTCGACATCCTCACCACCATCTTCCTCTGCATCTATTTCATGCTCGAAGGCGAGCACGCCTACGAGTTCTTCCTCTCGCTCTTCCGCCCCCCCGCCCGCCAGCGGCTGGATGCCACCCTGCGCAAGGCCGAGCTGAAGATGAGCAAATGGCTCCTCGGCCAGGGGCTGCTGATGCTCACCCTCGGCGTCTGCAGCCTGACGGCCTTCGGCATCCTGCACGTGCGCTACTTCGTCCTGCTCGGTGTGCTGATGGGGCTGTTCAACATCATCCCCGTCGCCGGAGGCGTCATCACCATCGCCATGGCGGCGGGCGTCGCGGCCATCGACTCCTGGCAGAAGATGTTCGGCGTCCTCATCTTCTACCTCATCTACGTCAACCTCGAAAACGCCATCCTGACCCCACGCATTATGCGCTCTTCAGTCAACCTGATGGGCCTCACGGTACTGGTAGCCTTGCTGCTGGGCACAGCCCTCGGCGGCATCGTCGGCGCGCTGGTCGCCGTCCCCACGGCAGCGCTCATCTCTGTCCTCCTCGAAGAGTACGCCGTACAGCGACCGAGCCAGAGCTAG
- a CDS encoding shikimate kinase gives MIAAQPASQPTTVTLPSTIRRIVLTGFMGAGKTTVGKLLAAQLGWEFLDLDAHLEARANSTIPEIFAQHGEAKFRRLESNALASALGRSHTVLALGGGTPEQLTNRLLLEQTPGTTIVFLDAPFPTLFDRCVLQDVTRPVLADPAQAEQRFAQRTPLYRRLAHHTLTTAEQTPEATAASLLEALATPRPSLR, from the coding sequence ATGATCGCCGCCCAGCCAGCCAGCCAGCCCACAACCGTAACCCTTCCCTCAACCATCCGCCGCATCGTCCTGACCGGCTTCATGGGAGCGGGTAAAACCACCGTCGGCAAGCTGCTCGCGGCTCAACTAGGCTGGGAGTTCCTCGACCTCGACGCCCACCTTGAGGCTCGCGCCAACTCCACCATCCCCGAGATCTTCGCCCAGCACGGCGAGGCCAAGTTCCGCCGTCTCGAGTCGAATGCCCTGGCCTCCGCCCTCGGCCGCTCACACACCGTTCTGGCCCTCGGCGGCGGCACACCCGAGCAGCTCACCAACCGCCTCCTGCTCGAGCAGACCCCCGGCACCACCATCGTCTTCCTCGACGCGCCCTTCCCCACTCTCTTCGACCGCTGCGTGCTCCAGGACGTCACCCGCCCCGTCCTAGCCGACCCCGCCCAGGCCGAGCAACGCTTCGCCCAGCGCACCCCCCTCTATCGCCGTCTCGCCCACCACACCCTCACCACGGCCGAACAGACGCCCGAGGCGACCGCCGCCAGCCTGCTCGAAGCTCTTGCCACGCCCAGGCCCAGCCTCCGGTAA
- a CDS encoding HU family DNA-binding protein, translated as MTKADLVDKVTDLGDLTRRDGEVIVETLFDSVIGALKTGDKIEIRGFGSFRTRQRNARVGRNPKTGARVDVPAKRVPFFKPSKELRDLVNPKAVTEVH; from the coding sequence ATGACGAAGGCAGACCTGGTAGATAAAGTGACGGATCTCGGCGACCTTACCCGGCGTGATGGCGAAGTGATCGTTGAAACCCTCTTCGATTCCGTCATCGGAGCCCTGAAGACGGGCGATAAGATCGAAATCCGCGGCTTCGGCAGCTTCCGTACGCGGCAGCGCAACGCCCGCGTGGGACGCAACCCCAAGACCGGAGCCCGTGTGGACGTACCGGCTAAGCGAGTTCCCTTCTTCAAACCCTCGAAGGAGCTTCGGGATCTCGTGAACCCGAAGGCCGTGACGGAAGTCCACTAG